One window of the Megalops cyprinoides isolate fMegCyp1 chromosome 2, fMegCyp1.pri, whole genome shotgun sequence genome contains the following:
- the LOC118773678 gene encoding prostaglandin F2-alpha receptor-like has product MSSNVTSMVGCRMKTLSLNTTCSQVQLSVIASVVSMSVGILSNTLALFILVKAYRRFHLKSKASFLLFASGLVVTDFLGHLVNGSLALYVYRFRREWKVFDPKHTLCEFFGASMVFFGLSPLLLGSIMAVERCIGVTRPLFHSTILTSHHMKKLLSLTWLLALLVAVLPILAHRPYQVQHSQSWCFFAMDGTRDWLDLFFLLLFSVLGLLALFVSMVCNTVTGIALLQSKLRNDQHRKGTSHHFEMICQLLAIMLVSCVCWGPFLVSIISHSIWTHDQHAYVQMLLVVRMATWNQILDPWIYILLRKEVLRKLFLMTTDCSSHRPQIHYKWNYSTPKSSMQTNDTADSFSLEGHIVFYNAAEAMPYV; this is encoded by the exons ATGTCCAGCAATGTAACTTCCATGGTAGGATGTAGGATGAAAACCCTCTCCTTGAACACCACATGCAGCCAAGTACAACTGTCTGTCATAGCGTCTGTGGTGTCTATGAGTGTGGGCATCCTGTCCAACACCCTGGCCCTGTTTATACTGGTCAAGGCTTATCGCCGCTTCCACCTCAAGTCTAAGGCCTCATTCCTGCTCTTCGCAAGTGGGCTGGTGGTCACTGACTTCCTGGGCCACCTCGTAAATGGCTCCCTGGCACTGTACGTCTACAGATTCCGTAGGGAGTGGAAGGTTTTTGATCCCAAGCACACCCTATGCGAGTTCTTCGGGGCCTCCATGGTGTTCTTTGGCCTGAGCCCTCTGCTGCTGGGCAGCATCATGGCTGTGGAGCGCTGCATTGGAGTCACACGCCCACTTTTCCACTCCACCATCCTCACCTCTCACCACATGAAGAAGCTGCTGTCCCTCACCTGGCTCCTGGCTCTCCTTGTGGCTGTCCTACCCATCCTGGCCCACCGACCCTACCAGGTTCAGCACTCCCAGAGCTGGTGCTTCTTCGCTATGGATGGGACCCGTGACTGGCTGGACCTCTTCTTTCTGTTACTGTTCTCTGTGCTGGGCTTGCTGGCACTGTTCGTATCCATGGTATGCAACACGGTGACTGGCATTGCCCTCCTGCAGTCGAAGCTGCGCAATGACCAGCACCGTAAGGGCACCTCCCATCACTTTGAGATGATATGTCAACTACTTGCCATTATGCTGGTGTCCTGTGTCTGCTGGGGCCCTTTTCTG GTCAGCATCATCTCGCACAGCATCTGGACCCATGACCAGCATGCCTATGTACAGATGTTGCTGGTGGTAAGAATGGCTACCTGGAATCAAATCCTCGATCCTTGGATCTACATCCTTCTCCGGAAGGAAGTCTTGAGGAAACTCTTCCTCATGACTACAGACTGCTCCAGCCACCGGCCCCAGATTCACTACAAGTGGAACTACAGCACCCCCAAGAGCTCCATGCAAACCAATGACACTGCTGACTCCTTCAGCCTGGAAGGTCACATTGTGTTTTACAATGCTGCTGAGGCCATGCCCTATGTCTAA